In Streptomyces sp. P3, one DNA window encodes the following:
- a CDS encoding aromatic ring-hydroxylating dioxygenase subunit alpha, which translates to MPHTTAFARNQWYVAAYSHEVGREELLGRTVLGEPLVFYRTEEDGTPVALHDRCVHRRFPLSESRLDGDRIVCGYHGFTYDTTGACVYVPGQKRIPRTARVTAYPVVEQDSLVWVWIGDPTLADPQAVPRARHLDSPGWTTVRGMEPIDADYGLLVDNLLDLSHETYLHGGYIGTPEVAETPITTEVDEGAGIVRVSRHMDDAECPPFYARSTGIEGRITRWQDIEYHAPCLYLLHSRIAPVGVLPEADGSDPNGFHTEITYAITPSADGKVYDFWMVSRDWATDDEEVTEFLRGNNHTVVMQDVDALNLLQRTLGSERSGYQELSINIDTGGLAARRILARLVEEGDKPAEPVL; encoded by the coding sequence ATGCCGCACACAACCGCGTTCGCCAGGAACCAGTGGTACGTCGCCGCCTACAGTCACGAGGTCGGTCGCGAGGAGCTGCTCGGGCGGACGGTCCTCGGGGAGCCGCTGGTCTTCTACCGGACCGAGGAGGACGGTACGCCGGTGGCACTGCACGACCGGTGTGTGCACCGCCGGTTCCCGCTCTCCGAGAGCCGGCTGGACGGCGACCGGATCGTGTGCGGCTACCACGGGTTCACCTACGACACGACCGGCGCCTGTGTGTACGTGCCGGGTCAGAAGCGCATCCCGCGCACCGCCCGGGTCACCGCCTATCCGGTCGTCGAGCAGGACTCCCTGGTGTGGGTGTGGATCGGCGATCCGACGCTCGCCGACCCGCAGGCCGTGCCGCGCGCCCGGCACCTGGACTCCCCCGGCTGGACGACCGTGCGCGGCATGGAGCCGATCGACGCGGACTACGGGCTGCTCGTCGACAACCTCCTCGACCTGTCCCACGAGACGTATCTGCACGGCGGATACATCGGCACCCCCGAGGTCGCCGAGACGCCGATCACCACCGAGGTCGACGAGGGCGCCGGGATCGTGCGGGTGAGCCGCCACATGGACGACGCCGAGTGCCCGCCCTTCTACGCCCGTTCGACCGGGATCGAGGGGCGGATCACCCGGTGGCAGGACATCGAGTACCACGCGCCGTGCCTGTATCTGCTGCACAGCCGCATCGCGCCGGTGGGCGTGCTGCCGGAGGCCGACGGGAGCGACCCGAACGGGTTCCACACCGAGATCACGTACGCGATCACCCCGTCCGCCGACGGCAAGGTGTACGACTTCTGGATGGTCTCGCGGGACTGGGCGACGGACGACGAGGAGGTCACCGAGTTCCTGCGCGGCAACAACCACACGGTGGTCATGCAGGACGTCGACGCCCTCAACCTCCTGCAGCGGACGCTGGGTTCGGAGCGGTCCGGCTACCAGGAGCTGAGCATCAACATCGACACCGGCGGGCTCGCCGCCCGCCGCATCCTCGCCCGGCTGGTGGAGGAGGGCGACAAGCCGGCGGAGCCGGTCCTGTGA
- a CDS encoding toxin-antitoxin system, toxin component — MRRLSGELVSELTLPAPAPPADLYTALCDGMSRRRGRPVHFRMAPFPADTASGLWLDMADQDLVVIEERTAPDHQLVILGHELWHMKAGHCSHHVEGAAVAARLLSDGADLRATVRSVAARTRFDLADERQAESFGLLLASKCRTWLPGSSPRGRGQRDHLAGRIEASLGYLGPQS; from the coding sequence ATGCGCCGGCTCAGCGGCGAGCTGGTCTCGGAGCTGACCCTCCCGGCCCCCGCCCCGCCGGCCGACCTGTACACCGCTCTGTGCGACGGGATGAGCAGACGGCGCGGCCGCCCCGTGCACTTCCGGATGGCGCCCTTCCCCGCGGACACGGCCAGCGGGCTGTGGCTCGACATGGCCGACCAGGACCTCGTCGTCATCGAGGAACGCACCGCGCCCGACCACCAGTTGGTGATCCTGGGGCACGAGCTGTGGCACATGAAGGCGGGGCACTGCAGCCATCACGTCGAGGGCGCCGCGGTCGCGGCGCGTTTACTCAGCGACGGAGCGGACCTGCGGGCGACGGTGCGCAGCGTGGCGGCGCGCACCCGTTTCGACCTGGCCGACGAGCGGCAGGCCGAGAGCTTCGGCCTGCTGCTGGCCAGCAAGTGCCGCACCTGGCTGCCGGGGTCGTCACCCCGGGGCCGGGGTCAGCGGGATCACCTGGCGGGCCGTATCGAGGCCTCTCTCGGGTACTTGGGGCCGCAGAGCTGA
- a CDS encoding helix-turn-helix transcriptional regulator, which produces MAEDGFEVPGATATVLLSAVVARVAALADRLGVAHAEVFGTGRLSVASGVPEPVVRALLSGRPAGEPDVQARFLQRLDLLRRTRLKPNGRRYTQQEIADGAGMSRQQAGALINGDRRPTMEHCDALQRFFRVHAGFLTAEDPEALAGALQHTEQDLLQKLAAREAAAAAEDPLERLLQDHGVRGIAWRAAQLPTDQHRDKVAEWLDMLLESVKRPES; this is translated from the coding sequence GTGGCGGAGGATGGCTTCGAGGTTCCGGGCGCCACGGCGACGGTGCTGCTGTCGGCCGTCGTCGCCCGTGTCGCCGCGCTCGCCGACCGGCTCGGCGTGGCGCACGCGGAGGTCTTCGGCACCGGGCGGCTGTCCGTCGCCTCCGGTGTCCCCGAGCCCGTGGTCAGGGCCCTGCTGAGCGGGCGGCCCGCGGGCGAGCCCGATGTGCAGGCCCGTTTCCTTCAGCGCCTGGACCTGCTGCGCCGTACGCGGCTCAAGCCGAACGGCCGCCGGTACACCCAGCAGGAGATCGCCGACGGCGCGGGCATGTCGCGTCAGCAGGCGGGCGCCCTCATCAACGGCGACAGACGCCCCACGATGGAGCACTGCGACGCTCTTCAGCGCTTCTTCCGCGTGCACGCGGGCTTCCTCACGGCGGAGGACCCGGAGGCGCTCGCGGGGGCGTTGCAGCACACCGAGCAGGATCTGCTGCAAAAGCTCGCCGCGCGGGAGGCGGCCGCGGCCGCCGAGGACCCGCTGGAGCGGCTGCTGCAGGACCACGGCGTGCGCGGGATCGCGTGGCGGGCCGCCCAGCTGCCCACCGACCAGCACCGCGACAAGGTCGCCGAGTGGCTGGACATGCTCCTGGAGAGCGTGAAGCGGCCCGAGTCGTGA
- a CDS encoding PDR/VanB family oxidoreductase has translation MSDVREVELVVERREFAADGVLALTLRHPLGEPLAAWEPGAHVDVVLGPELERQYSLCGDPADRSSWRIAVLREPAGRGGSVHVHDELRQGDKVRVRGPRNHFALRPAARYRFIAGGIGITPVLPMLAAAEAAGADWRLLYGGRTRDSMAFTQELARYGDRVTVAPQDETGLLDLASVLDELPEDALVYCCGPGPLLDAVEERCPAGALHVERFQAKEQPTGTDVEFEVELAQSGRTVTVAPGVSVLDTVRAAGVEVLFSCTEGTCGTCETDVLDGVPEHRDSVLTAEEREAGETMMICVSRCRGGKLVLDL, from the coding sequence ATGAGTGACGTCCGGGAAGTCGAACTCGTCGTGGAACGGCGCGAGTTCGCAGCCGACGGCGTGCTCGCGCTCACCCTGCGCCATCCCCTGGGCGAGCCGCTCGCGGCCTGGGAACCCGGCGCCCACGTCGACGTGGTCCTCGGGCCGGAGCTGGAGCGGCAGTACTCGCTGTGCGGCGACCCGGCCGACCGGAGCTCCTGGCGGATCGCGGTGCTGCGCGAGCCGGCCGGGCGGGGCGGTTCGGTCCATGTGCACGACGAGCTGAGGCAGGGCGACAAGGTCCGGGTCCGCGGTCCGCGCAACCACTTCGCCCTGCGCCCGGCGGCCCGTTACCGGTTCATCGCGGGCGGCATCGGGATCACACCCGTCCTGCCGATGCTGGCGGCGGCCGAGGCGGCGGGCGCCGACTGGCGTCTGCTGTACGGGGGCCGCACCCGCGACTCCATGGCGTTCACGCAGGAGTTGGCGCGGTACGGCGATCGGGTCACGGTCGCGCCGCAGGACGAGACCGGTCTGCTGGACCTCGCCTCGGTGCTCGACGAGCTGCCCGAGGACGCCCTCGTCTACTGCTGCGGTCCCGGTCCGCTGCTGGACGCGGTGGAGGAGCGCTGCCCGGCCGGGGCGCTGCACGTCGAGCGGTTCCAGGCCAAGGAGCAACCCACGGGCACCGACGTGGAGTTCGAGGTCGAGCTCGCGCAGAGCGGTCGTACGGTGACGGTCGCGCCGGGTGTCTCCGTACTGGACACGGTGCGTGCGGCCGGCGTCGAAGTGCTCTTCTCCTGCACCGAGGGCACCTGCGGCACCTGTGAGACCGATGTGCTGGACGGCGTACCGGAGCACCGCGACTCGGTGCTCACCGCCGAGGAGCGGGAGGCAGGGGAGACCATGATGATCTGTGTGTCCCGGTGCCGGGGCGGCAAGCTGGTCCTCGACCTGTGA